One segment of Pyrococcus sp. ST04 DNA contains the following:
- a CDS encoding 50S ribosomal protein L23: MDPYKVIIRPVVTEKAISLIEKENKLTFIVDRRATKQDIKRAVEEIFNVKVEKVNTLITPKGEKKAYVKLKPEYSASEVAARLGLF, encoded by the coding sequence GATCCATATAAGGTGATAATTAGACCTGTCGTTACTGAAAAAGCGATCTCACTAATAGAAAAGGAAAACAAGCTCACGTTCATAGTGGACAGAAGGGCTACCAAGCAGGACATAAAGAGAGCAGTTGAAGAGATCTTCAATGTTAAGGTAGAAAAGGTAAACACTCTAATTACCCCGAAAGGGGAGAAGAAGGCATACGTAAAGCTCAAGCCTGAGTATAGTGCGAGTGAAGTTGCCGCAAGGTTGGGATTATTCTGA